One segment of Prionailurus bengalensis isolate Pbe53 chromosome X, Fcat_Pben_1.1_paternal_pri, whole genome shotgun sequence DNA contains the following:
- the TLR8 gene encoding LOW QUALITY PROTEIN: toll-like receptor 8 (The sequence of the model RefSeq protein was modified relative to this genomic sequence to represent the inferred CDS: inserted 1 base in 1 codon) yields MTLQSLLLTCLFLVISDSHEFFTEANYSRSYPCDEKRQNGSIIAQCNDRRLREVPQTVSKYVTALDLSYNFITHITNESFQGLQNLTRINLNHNANQQHLNENPDINRSGMNITDGAFLNLQNLNQLLLEDNQLDQIPAGLPGSLRELSLIQNNIIWVAKKNTSGLTNLERLYLSWNCYFGNNCNNKTFDIEDGTFESLTNLQVLSLSFNKLVHVPPKLPNSLTELYLSNAKIKVISQEDFKGLTNLRVLDLSGNCPRCFNAPFPCTPCEGGSSIQIHPLAFQTLTELRYLNLSSTSLQKIPAMWFQSMHNLKVLHLEFNYLVDEIASGEFLTKLPSLEILDLSYNYVKAKYPRYINISQNFSHLKLLQTLHLRGYVFQELRAEDFQPLMNLSNLKTINLGINFIKQINFTLFQNFSNLSIIYLSENRISPLVNDIKQNDMSGSSFQSHIRRLRSADTEFDPHSXFYHNTNPLIKPQCTVYGKALDLSLNSIFFIGREQFKAFHDIACLNLSSNGNGQVLHGTEFSAVPHIKYLDLTNNRLDFDDDNALSDLPELEVLDLSYNAHYFRIAGVTHRLGFIQNLTQLKVLNLSHNSIYTLTEQDLRSMSLKELVFSGNRLDILWNAEGDKYWKIFTNLGNLTWLDLSSNNLRHIPNEAFLNLPQSLTKLYIRDNVLNSFNWTLLQLFPHLQLLDLSGNRLSSLTNSLSKFTPSLRTLLLRRNRISHLPSNFLSEASSLIHLDLSSNLLKMINKSTLQTKTATNLTILELGRNPFDCTCDIGDFRRWMDENLDVTIPRLADVICSSPGDQRGKSIVSLELTTCVSDTIAAILCFFTFFITITVMLAALGHHWFYWDVWFIYHVCLAKVKGYRSLSTSQTFYDAYVSYDTKDASVTDWVINELRFHLEESEEKNVLLCLEERDWDPGLAIIDNLIQSINQSKKTIFVLTKKYAKNWNFKTAFYLALQRLMDENMDVIIFILLEPVLQNSQYLRLRQRICKSSILQWPDNPKAEGLFWQSLKNVVLTENDSRYNNLYVDSIKQY; encoded by the exons ATGACCCTTCAGTCTTTGCTTCTGACCTGCCTTTTCCTGGTGATCTCTGATTCCCATGAGTTCTTCACTGAAGCAAATTATTCTAGAAGCTATCCTTGCGACGAGAAAAGACAAAATGGCTCTATTATTGCACAGTGCAATGACCGTCGACTGCGAGAAGTTCCCCAAACAGTGAGCAAATATGTGACAGCACTAGACCTGTCTTATAATTTCATCACACACATAACAAACGAATCATTTCAAGGGCTGCAAAATCTTACTAGAATAAATCTAAACCACAATGCCAATCAACAGCACCTGAATGAAAACCCTGATATAAACAGAAGTGGCATGAATATTACAGATGGGGCATTCCTCAACCTACAAAATCTAAACCAGCTACTGCTTGAAGACAACCAGTTAGACCAAATACCTGCTGGTTTGCCGGGGTCTTTGAGGGAACTTAGTCTAATTCAAAACAACATAATTTGGGTAGCTAAAAAGAATACTTCTGGACTTACGAATCTGGAAAGACTCTATTTGAGCTGGAACTGCTATTTTGGCAATAATTGTAATAACAAAACTTTCGACATAGAAGATGGGACGTTTGAAAGTCTTACAAATTTGCAGGTGCTGTCACTGTCTTTTAATAAACTTGTCCATGTGCCACCTAAACTGCCAAACTCCCTAACAGAACTTTACCTTAGCAATGCCAAGATTAAAGTCATCAGTCAGGAAGACTTCAAGGGATTGACAAACTTAAGAGTGCTAGATTTAAGCGGGAACTGTCCAAGGTGTTTCAACGCGCCATTTCCCTGTACACCTTGTGAAGGAGGCTCTTCAATTCAGATCCATCCTCTTGCTTTCCAAACCCTGACGGAACTTCGCTACCTAAACCTCTCTAGCACTTCCCTCCAGAAGATTCCTGCAATGTGGTTTCAAAGTATGCATAATCTGAAGGTGCTACATCTGGAATTCAACTATTTAGTTGACGAAATAGCCTCTGGGGAATTTTTAACGAAACTGCCCTCCTTAGAAATTCTTGACCTATCTTACAACTATGTAAAGGCGAAATATCCAAGATATATTAACATTTCTCAAAACTTCTCTCATCTGAAGTTGCTCCAGACATTGCACTTGAGAGGTTATGTGTTCCAGGAACTTAGAGCAGAAGATTTCCAGCCCCTCATGAATCTCTCAAACTTAAAGACTATCAACTTGGGCATTAACTTTATTAAGCAAATTAATTTTACCCTTTTCCAAAATTTCTCCAACCTGAGCATCATTTACTTGTCAGAAAACAGAATATCACCCTTGGTAAATGATATCAAGCAAAACGATATGAGTGGTTCCTCTTTTCAAAGTCATATCCGTAGGCTACGCTCAGCAGATACTGAGTTTGACCCACATT AATTTTATCATAACACCAACCCTTTAATAAAGCCACAGTGTACAGTTTATGGCAAAGCCTTAGATTTAAGCCTgaacagtattttctttattgggCGAGAGCAATTCAAAGCTTTTCATGACATTGCCTGCTTAAATCTGTCTTCTAATGGCAACGGCCAAGTGTTACACGGGACTGAATTTTCAGCTGTACCTCACATCAAATATTTGGATTTGACAAACAATAGACTGGACTTTGATGATGATAATGCTCTCAGTGACCTGCCAGAGTTAGAAGTTCTAGATCTCAGCTACAACGCACACTATTTCCGAATAGCAGGGGTAACGCACCGCTTAGGATTTATTCAAAATTTAACACAACTAAAAGTTTTAAACTTGAGCCACAACAGCATTTATACTTTAACGGAGCAAGACCTGAGAAGCATGTCCCTGAAAGAGTTAGTTTTCAGTGGAAACCGCCTTGACATTTTGTGGAACGCCGAAGGTGACAAGTACTggaaaatttttacaaatctcGGGAATCTGACATGGCTTGATTTGTCCTCAAATAACCTTAGGCACATCCCGAATGAAGCTTTCCTTAACTTGCCCCAGAGCCTCACCAAACTATACATAAGAGATAATGTGTTAAATTCCTTTAACTGGACACTGCTCCAGCTGTTTCCTCATCTCCAGTTGCTCGACTTAAGTGGAAACAGGCTGTCCTCTTTGACCAACAGCCTCTCTAAATTCACACCTTCTCTTCGCACGCTGCTACTGCGTCGAAACAGGATTTCCCACCTGCCCTCCAACTTTCTTTCTGAAGCCAGCAGTCTGATACACCTCGATTTAAGTTCCAACCTGCTGAAGATGATCAACAAATCCACACTTCAAACTAAGACCGCCACCAACCTAACCATTTTGGAACTAGGTAGGAACCCTTTTGACTGTACCTGTGACATTGGAGATTTTcgaagatggatggatgaaaatcTGGATGTCACCATTCCTAGATTGGCAGACGTCATTTGCTCTAGCCCGGGGGATCAAAGAGGGAAGAGCATCGTGAGTCTAGAGCTAACAACTTGTGTTTCAGACACCATTGCGGCGATACTGTGTTTCTTCACGTTCTTTATCACCATCACGGTTATGTTGGCTGCCCTGGGTCACCATTGGTTTTACTGGGATGTTTGGTTTATCTATCATGTGTGTTTAGCTAAGGTAAAAGGCTACAGGTCTCTTTCCACATCCCAAACTTTCTATGATGCCTACGTTTCTTATGACACCAAAGACGCCTCTGTTACCGACTGGGTGATAAATGAGCTACGCTTCCACCTAGAAGAGAGCgaagaaaaaaatgtgctccTCTGTTTAGAGGAGAGGGACTGGGACCCGGGCTTAGCCATCATCGATAACCTCATCCAGAGCATAAACCAAAGCAAGAAAACGATATTTGTCTTAACCAAAAAGTATGCCAAAAACTGGAACTTTAAAACGGCATTCTACTTGGCCTTGCAGAGGCTCATGGATGAGAACATGGATGTGATTATATTTATTCTGCTGGAGCCAGTGCTACAGAATTCTCAGTATCTGAGGCTGCGCCAAAGGATCTGCAAGAGCTCCATCCTTCAATGGCCTGACAACCCCAAGGCGGAAGGCTTGTTTTGGCAAAGTCTGAAGAACGTGGTCTTAACTGAAAATGATTCACGGTATAACAATCTGTATGTTGATTCCATTAAACAATACTAA